One segment of Hippopotamus amphibius kiboko isolate mHipAmp2 chromosome 2, mHipAmp2.hap2, whole genome shotgun sequence DNA contains the following:
- the UBAC1 gene encoding ubiquitin-associated domain-containing protein 1 isoform X2 → MFVQEEKIFAGKVLRLHVCAADGAEWLEEAAEDTSVEKLKERCLEHCTHGSLEDPKTVTHHKLIHAASERVLSDAKTLLEENVQDEDVLLLIRKRTPDPLPKMADVSAEEKHDPIEGQEVAEDHPQNREHGCRGSSQAGATCAEWLLRDRMDILGVAAPPSAPSGAGALGRPCGSSPAQGLPPKLTPQRARRRRLVCTWEKKQEQKAPDRDAIFRATANLPSYNMDRAVVQTNMRDFQTELRRILVSLIEVAQKLLALNPDAVELFKKANAMLDEDEDEHVDEAALRQLTEMGFPENRAVKALRLNHMSVPQAMEWLIEHAEDPTIDTPLPGPALQGEAGAEAAPAPVAAGASAEDEEARDELTEIFKKIRRKREFRPDARAVISLMEMGFDEKEVIDALRVNNNQQNAACEWLLGDRKPSPEELDQGIDPDSPLFQAILDNPVVQLGLTNPKTLLAFEDMLENPLNSTQWMNDPETGPVMLQISRIFQTLNRA, encoded by the exons TGCACTCATGGGAGCTTAGAAGACCCCAAGACCGTGACCCATCACAAATTAATACACGCTGCCTCGGAGAGGGTGCTGAGTGACGCCAAGACCCTCCTGGAGGAGAACGTCCAGGACGAGG ATGTCTTGTTGCTGATCAGAAAGCGtaccccagaccccctccccaAGATGGCAGACGTCTCAGCAGAAGAAAAG CATGACCCGATAGAAGGTCAGGAGGTCGCTGAAGACCACCCACAAAACCGAGAACACGGATGCAGGGGCAGCAGCCAGGCCGGGGCCACCTGCGCTGAGTGGCTTTTGCGGGACAGGATGGACATCCTTGGAGTTGCTGCTCCGCCGAGTGCTCCCTCTGGCGCGGGCGCCCTGGGAAGACCGTGTGGGTCGTCACCTGCACAGGGGCTGCCCCCGAAGCTCACTCCTCAGAGAGCCCGGCGTAGGAGGCTCGTCTGTACGTGGGAG AAGAAACAAGAGCAGAAAGCCCCGGACAGAGATGCTATCTTCCGAGCCACCGCCAACCTGCCCTCCTACAACATGGACCGGGCCGTGGTGCAGACCAACATGAGAGAC TTCCAGACGGAGCTGCGGAGAATCTTGGTGTCTCTCATCGAGGTGGCACAGAAGCTGCTGGCGCTGAACCCGGACGCTGTGGAATTATTTAAGAAGGCAAACG CCATGCTGGATGAGGACGAGGACGAGCATGTGGACGAGGCGGCCCTGCGGCAGCTCACGGAGATGGGCTTTCCCGAGAACAGAGCCGTGAAGGCCCTGCGGCTGAACCA CATGTCGGTGCCCCAGGCCATGGAGTGGCTCATCGAGCACGCGGAAGACCCCACCATAGACACGCCGCTTCCAGGCCCAGCCTTGCAGGGAGAGGCGGGCGCTGAGGCCGCCCCTGCCCCCGTCGCTGCCGGAGCCAGCGCGGAGGACGAGGAGGCCAGAGACGAGCTGACGGAGATCTTCAAGAAGATCCGGAGGAAAAGGGAGTTCCGCCCCGACGCCCGG GCTGTCATTTCCCTGATGGAGATGGGATTCGACGAAAAGGAGGTGATAGATGCCCTCAGAGTGAACAACAACCAGCAGAACGCCGCC TGCGAGTGGCTGCTGGGGGACCGTAAGCCCTCTCCCGAGGAGCTGGACCAGGGCATCGACCCCGACAGCCCTCTCTTTCAGGCCATCCTGGACAACCCCGTGGTGCAGCTGGGCCTGACCAACCCCAAAACCTTACTAG CGTTCGAGGACATGCTGGAGAACCCGCTGAACAGCACGCAGTGGATGAATGACCCCGAGACGGGCCCGGTCATGCTGCAGATCTCCCGCATCTTCCAGACGCTCAACCGCGCCTAG
- the UBAC1 gene encoding ubiquitin-associated domain-containing protein 1 isoform X1: MFVQEEKIFAGKVLRLHVCAADGAEWLEEAAEDTSVEKLKERCLEHCTHGSLEDPKTVTHHKLIHAASERVLSDAKTLLEENVQDEDVLLLIRKRTPDPLPKMADVSAEEKHDPIEGQEVAEDHPQNREHGCRGSSQAGATCAEWLLRDRMDILGVAAPPSAPSGAGALGRPCGSSPAQGLPPKLTPQRARRRRLVCPGSCSRDGQEQGLGADGCLLQSPKKQEQKAPDRDAIFRATANLPSYNMDRAVVQTNMRDFQTELRRILVSLIEVAQKLLALNPDAVELFKKANAMLDEDEDEHVDEAALRQLTEMGFPENRAVKALRLNHMSVPQAMEWLIEHAEDPTIDTPLPGPALQGEAGAEAAPAPVAAGASAEDEEARDELTEIFKKIRRKREFRPDARAVISLMEMGFDEKEVIDALRVNNNQQNAACEWLLGDRKPSPEELDQGIDPDSPLFQAILDNPVVQLGLTNPKTLLAFEDMLENPLNSTQWMNDPETGPVMLQISRIFQTLNRA; encoded by the exons TGCACTCATGGGAGCTTAGAAGACCCCAAGACCGTGACCCATCACAAATTAATACACGCTGCCTCGGAGAGGGTGCTGAGTGACGCCAAGACCCTCCTGGAGGAGAACGTCCAGGACGAGG ATGTCTTGTTGCTGATCAGAAAGCGtaccccagaccccctccccaAGATGGCAGACGTCTCAGCAGAAGAAAAG CATGACCCGATAGAAGGTCAGGAGGTCGCTGAAGACCACCCACAAAACCGAGAACACGGATGCAGGGGCAGCAGCCAGGCCGGGGCCACCTGCGCTGAGTGGCTTTTGCGGGACAGGATGGACATCCTTGGAGTTGCTGCTCCGCCGAGTGCTCCCTCTGGCGCGGGCGCCCTGGGAAGACCGTGTGGGTCGTCACCTGCACAGGGGCTGCCCCCGAAGCTCACTCCTCAGAGAGCCCGGCGTAGGAGGCTCGTCT GCCCAGGGTCGTGCAGCCGTGATGGCCAGGAGCAGGGTCTTGGGGCCGACGGGTGCCTGCTGCAGAGTCCA AAGAAACAAGAGCAGAAAGCCCCGGACAGAGATGCTATCTTCCGAGCCACCGCCAACCTGCCCTCCTACAACATGGACCGGGCCGTGGTGCAGACCAACATGAGAGAC TTCCAGACGGAGCTGCGGAGAATCTTGGTGTCTCTCATCGAGGTGGCACAGAAGCTGCTGGCGCTGAACCCGGACGCTGTGGAATTATTTAAGAAGGCAAACG CCATGCTGGATGAGGACGAGGACGAGCATGTGGACGAGGCGGCCCTGCGGCAGCTCACGGAGATGGGCTTTCCCGAGAACAGAGCCGTGAAGGCCCTGCGGCTGAACCA CATGTCGGTGCCCCAGGCCATGGAGTGGCTCATCGAGCACGCGGAAGACCCCACCATAGACACGCCGCTTCCAGGCCCAGCCTTGCAGGGAGAGGCGGGCGCTGAGGCCGCCCCTGCCCCCGTCGCTGCCGGAGCCAGCGCGGAGGACGAGGAGGCCAGAGACGAGCTGACGGAGATCTTCAAGAAGATCCGGAGGAAAAGGGAGTTCCGCCCCGACGCCCGG GCTGTCATTTCCCTGATGGAGATGGGATTCGACGAAAAGGAGGTGATAGATGCCCTCAGAGTGAACAACAACCAGCAGAACGCCGCC TGCGAGTGGCTGCTGGGGGACCGTAAGCCCTCTCCCGAGGAGCTGGACCAGGGCATCGACCCCGACAGCCCTCTCTTTCAGGCCATCCTGGACAACCCCGTGGTGCAGCTGGGCCTGACCAACCCCAAAACCTTACTAG CGTTCGAGGACATGCTGGAGAACCCGCTGAACAGCACGCAGTGGATGAATGACCCCGAGACGGGCCCGGTCATGCTGCAGATCTCCCGCATCTTCCAGACGCTCAACCGCGCCTAG